A genomic stretch from Gammaproteobacteria bacterium includes:
- the pip gene encoding prolyl aminopeptidase has protein sequence MLTLFPDIKPYVKHSLKVDDVHTLYVEECGNPEGVPVVFIHGGPGSGCEAYHRRFFDPNVYRIVLFDQRGAGRSTPHASLENNTTAHLVADMEQIREHLAIDRWVVFGGSWGSTLALVYAETHPDRVKGLILRGIFLCTAREIQWFYQEGANRLFPDVWEDYVKPVPEAQRHDMISAYYRLLTGQNEVARMAAAKAWSIWEGRLATLRHSPAVVEHFANPHTALSLARIECHYFVNDSFLEPDQIIRDAHRLENIPGVIVHGRYDVICPLEAAWRLHKAWPRAQLKIVPDAGHAASEAGIVDQLVRATMAMAEKEA, from the coding sequence ATGCTGACTTTGTTTCCCGACATCAAGCCCTATGTGAAACACAGCCTTAAAGTGGACGACGTCCACACGCTGTACGTGGAGGAATGCGGCAATCCGGAAGGCGTGCCCGTGGTCTTCATCCACGGTGGACCCGGCTCCGGCTGCGAAGCCTACCACCGGCGTTTTTTCGATCCCAATGTGTACCGCATCGTGCTGTTCGACCAACGGGGCGCCGGCCGCTCCACCCCCCACGCCTCGCTGGAAAACAACACCACTGCGCATCTGGTGGCGGACATGGAACAAATCCGCGAACATCTGGCCATTGACCGCTGGGTGGTGTTCGGCGGCTCGTGGGGCTCGACCTTGGCCCTGGTGTACGCCGAAACCCACCCAGACCGGGTCAAAGGGCTGATATTACGCGGTATTTTCCTTTGCACAGCACGTGAAATCCAATGGTTTTACCAGGAAGGCGCCAACCGCCTGTTCCCTGACGTGTGGGAGGACTACGTCAAACCGGTGCCCGAAGCACAGCGGCACGACATGATCAGCGCCTACTACCGCCTGCTCACCGGCCAAAACGAAGTGGCCCGCATGGCGGCGGCCAAAGCCTGGTCCATCTGGGAAGGCCGCCTGGCCACCTTGCGCCACAGCCCGGCGGTGGTGGAGCACTTCGCCAACCCGCACACGGCGCTGAGTCTGGCTCGCATCGAATGCCACTATTTCGTCAACGACAGCTTCCTGGAGCCGGATCAGATCATCCGCGACGCCCACCGGCTGGAAAACATTCCCGGCGTCATCGTTCACGGCCGCTACGATGTGATCTGCCCCCTGGAAGCCGCCTGGCGGTTGCACAAAGCCTGGCCCCGCGCCCAACTCAAAATCGTCCCCGACGCCGGCCACGCGGCCAGCGAGGCGGGCATTGTCGACCAACTGGTACGTGCCACCATGGCCATGGCGGAAAAAGAGGCATGA
- a CDS encoding D-tyrosyl-tRNA(Tyr) deacylase, whose translation MIALLQRVSAAEVTVAGERVGRIGRGLLALIGVERGDARAQAERLAERLLAYRVFGDATGKMNLSVSDIGGGVMLVPQFTLAADTRKGHRPSFTPAAPPEQGGKLFQHLVEHTRARHPHTATGRFGADMQVTLTNDGPVTFWLQSPPL comes from the coding sequence ATGATCGCCCTGTTGCAGCGGGTCAGCGCCGCCGAAGTCACCGTCGCCGGCGAGCGCGTGGGCCGGATCGGACGGGGTCTGCTGGCCTTGATCGGCGTTGAACGGGGCGATGCCCGGGCCCAGGCGGAGCGGCTGGCGGAACGCTTGCTCGCCTACCGCGTATTCGGCGATGCAACAGGCAAAATGAACCTCAGCGTCAGCGACATCGGGGGCGGCGTAATGCTGGTACCCCAGTTCACCCTGGCGGCGGACACCCGCAAAGGCCACCGCCCCAGTTTCACCCCCGCGGCCCCACCGGAACAAGGCGGAAAACTGTTCCAGCACCTGGTCGAACACACCCGGGCGCGGCACCCCCACACTGCCACCGGCCGCTTCGGCGCGGACATGCAAGTCACCCTGACCAACGACGGCCCCGTCACCTTCTGGCTCCAGTCCCCCCCCCTGTGA
- a CDS encoding symmetrical bis(5'-nucleosyl)-tetraphosphatase has protein sequence MATYAIGDIQGCFDELCTLLERFHFDPQRDRLWFAGDLVNRGPQSTDTLRFVKELGSAAVTVLGNHELHLLAIAAGVTEPRPLDTFLDVLEAPDADHLLHWLRHQPLIHCDARQGFTLLHAGLPPQWDLATARARAAEVEGVLRGPDHESFFRHMYGNGPNRWSPDLDKWARLRFITNCFTRLRLCSTEGELALEHKGAPDRKNQRFMPWFEVPGRKSAGNKILFGHWSTLGRHVSNQAYCLDSGCVWGGKLSALRLEDESWFDTDCEGA, from the coding sequence ATGGCCACCTACGCCATCGGCGATATCCAGGGCTGCTTCGACGAATTGTGCACCCTGCTGGAGCGATTTCACTTCGACCCCCAGCGCGACCGCCTGTGGTTTGCCGGCGACCTGGTGAACCGGGGGCCGCAATCGACGGACACCCTGCGTTTTGTCAAAGAACTGGGAAGCGCCGCCGTCACCGTGCTGGGCAACCACGAACTACACCTGCTGGCCATCGCCGCCGGCGTCACCGAACCCCGGCCGCTGGATACCTTTCTCGATGTGTTGGAAGCACCCGACGCCGATCATCTCTTGCACTGGCTGCGGCATCAGCCCCTGATCCATTGCGACGCCAGGCAGGGCTTCACCCTGCTCCATGCCGGCCTCCCGCCGCAATGGGACCTGGCCACCGCGCGGGCGCGGGCGGCGGAAGTGGAAGGCGTGTTGCGCGGGCCGGATCACGAAAGCTTCTTCCGCCACATGTACGGCAACGGCCCGAACCGCTGGTCACCGGACCTGGACAAGTGGGCCCGGCTGCGCTTCATCACCAACTGCTTCACCCGCTTGCGGCTGTGCAGCACCGAGGGTGAACTGGCCCTCGAACACAAAGGCGCGCCCGACCGAAAAAACCAACGCTTCATGCCCTGGTTCGAAGTGCCGGGAAGAAAAAGCGCGGGCAACAAAATCCTGTTCGGCCATTGGTCCACCCTGGGACGGCATGTCAGCAACCAAGCCTATTGCCTGGACAGCGGCTGCGTCTGGGGTGGCAAACTCAGCGCCCTGCGCCTGGAAGATGAAAGCTGGTTTGATACCGACTGCGAGGGTGCCTGA